From Paenibacillus sp. PK3_47, the proteins below share one genomic window:
- the fliI gene encoding flagellar protein export ATPase FliI yields MRKTMLDIGKYKEQLRSFDPVRINGKVTQVIGLMVESEGPDASIGDVCYIYPTKGSKPLQAEVVGFRDNKVLLMPLGELQAIGPGCDVVGTGKPLSVQVGSELLGKVLDGLGQPLDGSLIPARMPHSSTFNIPSNPLNRPRVHEPISIGVRAIDGLLTIGKGQRVGIFAGSGVGKSTLMGMIARNTSADVNVIALIGERGREVLDFIERDLGPEGLQRSVVVVATSDQPALIRIKGALIATTIAEYFRDRGLNVMLMMDSVTRYAMAQREVGLAVGEPPAMRGYTPSVFASLPKLLERAGTGPTGSITAFYTVLVDGDDMNEPIADAVRGILDGHIVLNRNIANKGHFPAIDVLASISRVMKDIAPEDQIAAAENVKRLMAVYKDSEDLINIGAYQVGSNAQIDESMRFIDSIWDFTKQRVNEKVTLAEVQQSLISQFSRS; encoded by the coding sequence ATGAGGAAGACCATGCTTGACATCGGAAAATATAAAGAGCAGCTGCGCAGTTTCGATCCTGTCCGGATTAACGGAAAGGTTACCCAGGTCATTGGACTGATGGTTGAATCCGAAGGTCCGGACGCCAGCATCGGTGATGTGTGTTATATTTATCCGACTAAAGGCAGCAAACCATTACAGGCAGAGGTTGTAGGTTTCCGCGATAACAAGGTGCTGCTGATGCCTCTTGGCGAGCTGCAGGCCATTGGCCCCGGTTGTGACGTTGTAGGCACCGGCAAACCGCTCAGTGTTCAAGTAGGATCTGAGCTTCTAGGCAAGGTGCTGGACGGGCTGGGTCAGCCGCTTGACGGTTCTCTTATTCCGGCAAGAATGCCTCACAGCTCCACCTTCAACATTCCGTCCAATCCGCTCAACCGTCCGCGGGTGCATGAGCCGATCAGCATTGGAGTCCGGGCAATAGACGGGCTGCTGACCATTGGCAAGGGACAGCGGGTGGGGATCTTTGCAGGCTCGGGTGTCGGTAAGAGTACGCTGATGGGCATGATTGCCCGCAATACTTCAGCTGATGTGAATGTGATTGCGCTGATCGGTGAACGGGGCAGAGAGGTACTGGACTTTATCGAGCGGGATCTGGGGCCGGAGGGGCTCCAGCGTTCAGTGGTAGTGGTGGCGACATCCGACCAGCCTGCGCTTATCCGGATAAAGGGTGCACTTATAGCGACTACAATTGCTGAATATTTCCGGGACCGCGGACTGAACGTCATGCTGATGATGGACTCTGTCACCCGATATGCGATGGCACAGCGCGAGGTTGGCCTGGCTGTAGGCGAGCCGCCTGCAATGAGAGGGTATACCCCGTCAGTTTTTGCAAGTCTGCCTAAGCTGCTGGAACGGGCCGGTACAGGGCCTACAGGCTCCATTACCGCTTTTTATACAGTGCTGGTAGACGGTGATGATATGAATGAGCCGATTGCAGATGCTGTCCGCGGGATTCTGGACGGCCATATCGTGCTTAACCGGAATATTGCCAACAAGGGCCATTTTCCCGCCATTGATGTACTGGCCAGCATCAGCCGGGTAATGAAGGATATAGCCCCTGAAGACCAGATTGCAGCAGCGGAAAATGTAAAACGGCTTATGGCAGTCTACAAAGACTCGGAGGATTTAATTAATATCGGGGCCTATCAGGTTGGCTCTAACGCCCAAATTGACGAATCGATGCGCTTTATCGACAGCATTTGGGATTTCACCAAACAAAGGGTGAACGAAAAGGTCACGCTGGCTGAAGTTCAACAATCTTTAATTTCACAGTTCTCAAGGAGTTGA
- the fliF gene encoding flagellar basal-body MS-ring/collar protein FliF has protein sequence MNERLAQYREKLTLYWNRFSGKQKILFFSTLFIIILIIVVLTMQLSKTEYEVAFQDLDSTDSAGVMTYLDSAGIPYRLSADGRSISVPSTDAARIKVDIGSQGIVQEGSIGYKVFDESSSMIGTTDSEFNVKYNNALNGEVEQLMSRMQGIKDAKVLINLPKETVFAAQENQEQASASVVLTFDPGFRPSQDNIDGYFNLVKTAVPNLPIENITIANDEVELMPTAKGGQAGVSSQVEENFALKKKFEDEVKKNVKQFLSTLTGPDKVDVLVFSQLNFDKENRTEDLVLPVDTENMRGIEISSQIISNTYSGQGNTTGGVAGTGSEDVSGYPSGTETGTSTSEESSETRNFEVNRITKDIIASPYTVKDLTINVAVEPPAGQTILDEATSDAIENILVNIVRASLADSGTTYTDADLTKKVSVYSQQFGDTATETAAGWLATWMIWAIAAGALLVGAGAGFFIYRSRKNRQEEEEAEEDIPLQVPTEFPSINLESVTNESQVRKQLESLAKKKPDEFVNLLRTWLSDEQR, from the coding sequence GTGAATGAAAGATTGGCCCAGTACAGGGAGAAGCTCACCCTATATTGGAACAGATTCAGCGGTAAACAGAAGATTTTATTCTTCTCTACCCTGTTTATCATTATTCTAATAATCGTAGTTTTGACTATGCAGCTATCTAAAACAGAGTATGAAGTCGCTTTTCAGGATTTGGACAGTACAGATTCTGCAGGCGTAATGACTTATCTCGATTCAGCCGGTATTCCTTACCGTTTAAGTGCAGATGGAAGAAGCATTTCGGTTCCAAGCACTGATGCAGCCCGGATTAAGGTGGACATCGGTTCACAGGGGATTGTTCAGGAAGGGTCGATCGGGTATAAAGTTTTTGATGAATCATCATCAATGATTGGTACAACAGACAGTGAGTTTAATGTTAAGTATAACAACGCTTTGAATGGTGAAGTAGAACAGCTGATGAGCAGGATGCAGGGGATTAAAGATGCCAAAGTGCTGATTAATCTTCCAAAAGAAACGGTGTTTGCCGCACAGGAAAACCAGGAGCAGGCGTCCGCTTCCGTAGTGCTAACCTTCGATCCGGGATTCAGGCCATCCCAGGATAATATTGACGGATATTTCAATCTTGTAAAGACGGCAGTGCCGAATCTTCCCATTGAGAACATTACGATTGCCAACGACGAAGTCGAGCTGATGCCGACTGCCAAGGGCGGACAAGCCGGTGTATCCAGCCAGGTTGAAGAGAACTTCGCACTCAAGAAAAAATTCGAGGACGAAGTCAAGAAAAATGTGAAGCAGTTCCTGAGTACACTCACAGGCCCGGATAAAGTCGATGTTCTGGTATTCTCCCAGCTTAATTTTGATAAGGAGAACCGCACAGAGGATCTTGTTTTGCCGGTCGATACTGAGAATATGAGAGGAATTGAGATCAGTTCACAGATTATCAGCAACACTTATTCGGGACAGGGAAATACTACCGGAGGCGTTGCGGGTACAGGATCTGAAGATGTGTCGGGTTATCCTTCGGGTACTGAGACGGGAACTTCTACTTCTGAGGAGTCTTCGGAGACAAGAAATTTCGAAGTGAACCGGATTACGAAGGATATCATTGCGAGCCCATATACTGTTAAAGATTTAACCATTAATGTTGCAGTTGAACCACCTGCAGGCCAAACAATTTTGGATGAAGCCACTTCAGATGCGATTGAGAACATTCTGGTCAACATTGTACGGGCATCACTTGCAGATTCAGGTACCACTTATACAGACGCTGATTTAACCAAAAAAGTTTCGGTATACTCGCAGCAGTTCGGAGATACAGCAACAGAAACCGCTGCAGGATGGCTTGCGACATGGATGATTTGGGCCATTGCTGCAGGAGCGCTGCTGGTCGGTGCGGGTGCAGGATTCTTCATTTACCGGAGCCGCAAGAACAGACAAGAAGAAGAGGAAGCGGAAGAAGACATTCCGCTGCAGGTTCCTACCGAGTTCCCGTCTATTAACTTGGAGAGCGTGACGAATGAAAGTCAGGTTCGCAAGCAACTGGAAAGTCTGGCCAAAAAGAAACCGGACGAATTCGTAAACCTGCTGCGCACATGGCTGTCTGACGAACAGAGGTGA
- the flgC gene encoding flagellar basal body rod protein FlgC codes for MDVISSNIANAETTRASVVDGKAVPYRRKLVVLETADNNSFSNILNSKLNGSSEGVKVQSIIEDSSPMKPVYNPTHPDADAEGYVYMPNVDITKEMVDMLSASRSYEANVTMLNASKAMVTKALEIGR; via the coding sequence ATGGATGTGATTTCTTCCAATATTGCCAATGCGGAGACCACAAGAGCCTCCGTCGTCGATGGGAAAGCGGTACCTTACCGCCGCAAGCTGGTAGTGCTGGAGACAGCTGACAATAATAGTTTCTCCAATATATTGAATTCCAAACTGAATGGTAGCAGCGAAGGAGTCAAGGTGCAGTCGATTATTGAGGATTCTTCACCTATGAAGCCGGTATATAATCCTACTCATCCGGATGCTGATGCGGAAGGTTATGTGTATATGCCTAATGTGGATATCACAAAAGAAATGGTCGATATGCTGTCCGCGTCCCGGTCTTATGAGGCCAACGTAACAATGCTGAACGCATCCAAGGCCATGGTAACCAAAGCGCTTGAAATCGGGCGTTAA
- the fliE gene encoding flagellar hook-basal body complex protein FliE, which translates to MIQNINIGTQAVQPLAMKTATAETSAVTGSKQSFGSYLEDALNQVAEQEQQAKDMSNKFILGEVNVDEAMISSQQALLSLQLTTQVRNKVIEAYQEIMRTQI; encoded by the coding sequence ATGATACAAAATATTAATATTGGAACTCAAGCTGTACAGCCGCTTGCTATGAAGACTGCAACTGCAGAAACTTCTGCCGTTACCGGATCCAAGCAAAGCTTCGGCTCTTATCTTGAAGATGCCTTGAATCAGGTGGCGGAACAGGAACAGCAGGCTAAGGATATGAGCAATAAGTTTATTTTGGGAGAAGTTAATGTAGATGAGGCTATGATTTCATCCCAACAGGCATTGCTGAGTTTGCAGCTGACTACACAAGTCCGGAACAAAGTGATTGAAGCCTATCAGGAAATTATGAGAACTCAGATCTAA
- the flgB gene encoding flagellar basal body rod protein FlgB, with protein sequence MGLLNSVSFQRLQGGLDATTRRQNVLANNVANVDTPNFKRSDVAFESLLRQQESGAKSTLNAKRTDSRHFQFGTGSAVVPTAVISTDETTSMNNNDNNVDMDREMALSAENQLRHSSYVQQLNSQISMMRTVIEGR encoded by the coding sequence ATGGGTTTGCTGAATAGTGTCAGTTTCCAACGATTACAGGGAGGCCTTGATGCTACCACCAGACGACAAAATGTTTTGGCCAACAATGTAGCAAATGTCGATACTCCCAATTTCAAGCGCTCTGATGTAGCTTTTGAGAGTCTGCTGAGACAGCAGGAGAGCGGAGCCAAATCTACGCTAAATGCCAAAAGAACGGATTCGCGTCACTTCCAGTTTGGAACAGGTTCGGCCGTTGTGCCGACTGCAGTTATCAGTACGGATGAAACGACGTCAATGAACAACAATGACAATAATGTCGATATGGACCGGGAAATGGCGCTGAGTGCGGAGAATCAGCTCAGACACAGCTCTTATGTGCAGCAGCTGAACAGTCAGATTTCGATGATGCGTACAGTAATTGAAGGGAGGTAA
- the fliJ gene encoding flagellar export protein FliJ, whose amino-acid sequence MRFHYTFQKVVDLKANEKTQAEWMLSSALGELQAQEKSLDELLVQRSTLMLSLQNAAENKTPMSKIIEMQQYVDYLDKCIARKHSDINKAHVEVQHKQDNLNTKMLDEKVWLKARDKAKNIFQQDMILREQNELDEMATVRFAMKSL is encoded by the coding sequence ATGAGATTCCATTATACTTTCCAAAAAGTTGTGGACTTGAAAGCAAACGAAAAAACACAGGCAGAGTGGATGCTTTCAAGCGCGCTCGGAGAACTGCAGGCCCAGGAAAAAAGCTTGGATGAATTGCTGGTTCAGCGCAGTACACTGATGTTGTCTCTGCAAAATGCAGCGGAGAACAAAACACCGATGTCCAAAATAATTGAAATGCAGCAATATGTTGACTACCTGGATAAATGTATTGCCCGCAAGCATTCGGATATTAACAAGGCACATGTGGAAGTTCAACACAAGCAGGACAACCTCAATACCAAAATGCTCGACGAGAAGGTATGGCTGAAGGCGAGAGACAAAGCAAAAAACATTTTTCAGCAGGATATGATTTTACGGGAACAAAACGAACTGGATGAGATGGCTACCGTCCGCTTCGCGATGAAATCCCTCTAA
- a CDS encoding FliH/SctL family protein: MSKLIKHSQYVPVDVLKRLEQARQHAGLAEEPAEEAVAGEVHYHDPAREEAEQARKQMLKDAQAFAEEQVRNASLEAEKIVESAKTEAEEWWRQRREQDEHLAEAVKAEAYQTGYQEGLSQAEHDMERKLAEMMQEARNVLQEAYRSRDVIIQEAEPFLVELSCSIAEKIVEKQLTVEPQFAMDLITRNLARKREQGLISLCVSPAQFAFVNAAREELALAVDSQAELQILPDSTVKDHGCVIRSSFGSIDARIDTQLAEIKKELVRVALDTEEHRNEEDHA; this comes from the coding sequence TTGTCTAAGCTGATTAAACACTCTCAATATGTTCCGGTAGACGTGCTCAAACGGCTGGAACAGGCTAGACAGCATGCCGGATTGGCCGAGGAGCCTGCTGAGGAAGCGGTTGCTGGAGAGGTGCACTACCATGATCCGGCGCGTGAAGAGGCCGAGCAGGCCCGCAAGCAAATGCTTAAGGACGCCCAGGCGTTCGCTGAAGAGCAGGTGAGGAATGCATCGCTGGAAGCTGAGAAGATTGTGGAATCGGCAAAGACAGAGGCTGAAGAGTGGTGGCGGCAGCGGAGAGAGCAGGATGAGCACCTGGCTGAGGCTGTCAAAGCTGAGGCGTACCAGACAGGTTATCAGGAGGGTCTGTCTCAGGCCGAACATGATATGGAGCGTAAGCTGGCCGAAATGATGCAAGAAGCCCGTAATGTACTGCAGGAAGCCTACCGGTCAAGAGATGTGATCATTCAGGAGGCTGAACCCTTTCTGGTAGAGCTGAGCTGCAGCATTGCCGAGAAAATAGTCGAAAAACAGCTGACGGTGGAACCGCAGTTTGCCATGGATCTTATTACCCGGAATCTGGCGCGCAAACGTGAGCAGGGGCTGATCTCATTATGCGTGTCGCCTGCACAGTTTGCCTTTGTGAATGCAGCAAGGGAGGAATTGGCCCTGGCTGTTGATTCCCAGGCTGAACTTCAGATTCTGCCCGATTCTACAGTTAAAGATCACGGCTGTGTCATCCGGTCCTCCTTCGGCAGTATTGATGCACGGATCGATACCCAGCTGGCTGAAATTAAGAAAGAGCTGGTAAGGGTTGCACTGGATACCGAGGAACACAGAAATGAGGAAGACCATGCTTGA
- the fliG gene encoding flagellar motor switch protein FliG: MAKASQQGLSGRQKAAILLITLGPEVSAQIFKHLRDEEIEQLTLEIANVRKVDSLEKESIMSEFHQICLAQEYISQGGINYAKEILEKALGSSKALEVINRLTATLQVRPFDFARKADPNQILNFIQNENVQTIALVLSYLQFEQAASILSSLPQEKQAEVARRIAIMDSTSPEVVTQIERVLEQKLSATVTQDYTNAGGIESIVQILNGVDRGTERTILDSLEIQDPELAEEIKKRMFVFEDIVNVDNRSIQRIIKDIDNADLQLALKVASEEVRDVIFRNMSKRMAETFREEMEYMGPVRLRDVEEAQTRIVGTIRRLEESGEIIIARGGGDDIIV, from the coding sequence ATGGCAAAGGCTAGCCAGCAGGGTCTCAGCGGCCGCCAAAAGGCGGCGATCCTGCTTATCACACTAGGGCCCGAGGTATCGGCACAAATATTCAAGCATTTAAGAGACGAGGAAATTGAACAGCTGACTCTGGAGATTGCCAATGTCCGCAAGGTGGACAGCCTGGAGAAAGAATCAATCATGTCAGAATTTCACCAGATCTGTCTCGCCCAGGAATACATCTCTCAAGGCGGTATCAACTATGCCAAGGAGATTCTGGAAAAGGCGCTGGGCTCTTCCAAGGCGCTGGAGGTTATCAACCGGCTGACAGCAACGCTTCAGGTCAGACCATTTGATTTTGCCCGTAAGGCTGATCCGAACCAGATTCTGAACTTTATCCAGAACGAAAATGTTCAGACGATCGCACTTGTATTGTCTTATCTGCAGTTCGAACAGGCTGCATCCATACTCTCCTCATTGCCGCAGGAAAAACAGGCTGAGGTAGCCAGAAGAATAGCAATCATGGACAGTACCTCCCCTGAGGTAGTGACACAAATAGAACGCGTGCTGGAGCAGAAGCTTTCCGCTACGGTAACGCAGGATTATACGAATGCAGGCGGTATCGAATCTATTGTTCAAATCCTGAACGGCGTAGACCGCGGGACAGAACGTACCATTCTGGACTCCCTGGAAATTCAGGATCCGGAGCTGGCCGAAGAAATCAAGAAACGCATGTTTGTATTTGAAGATATCGTCAATGTTGACAACCGGTCCATTCAGCGGATCATCAAAGATATCGACAATGCCGACCTGCAGCTTGCACTCAAGGTGGCCAGTGAGGAAGTGCGGGATGTTATTTTCCGCAACATGTCCAAGCGTATGGCTGAGACCTTCCGCGAGGAAATGGAATATATGGGTCCGGTGCGGCTGCGTGACGTCGAGGAAGCCCAGACGCGCATCGTAGGCACGATACGCAGACTTGAAGAGTCAGGTGAAATTATCATCGCCCGTGGCGGAGGAGATGACATTATTGTCTAA
- the hslV gene encoding ATP-dependent protease subunit HslV, whose translation MLPSFHATTICAVRHNGHAAIAGDGQVTFGESVIMKTTAKKVRRLYRGQVIAGFAGSVADAITLFEKFEGKLEEHHGNLQRSAVELAKDWRQDRILRKLEALMIVMDKEGMLLISGNGEIIEPDDDVLAIGSGGNFALAAGRALKRNAPDMGAAGIAREALQIASEICVYTNSNIIVEQL comes from the coding sequence ATGTTACCCAGCTTTCATGCGACTACCATTTGTGCGGTGAGGCATAACGGTCATGCGGCGATAGCCGGCGATGGCCAGGTTACATTCGGAGAGAGTGTCATAATGAAGACGACGGCCAAAAAGGTCCGCCGTTTATATAGAGGGCAGGTTATTGCCGGTTTTGCCGGTTCAGTAGCCGATGCCATCACCTTGTTCGAGAAATTTGAGGGCAAGCTGGAGGAACATCATGGCAATCTGCAGCGGTCTGCGGTGGAGCTGGCCAAGGATTGGCGGCAGGACCGCATCCTGCGCAAGCTGGAGGCCCTGATGATTGTTATGGACAAAGAGGGAATGCTGCTGATTTCCGGTAACGGTGAAATTATCGAACCGGATGATGACGTGCTGGCCATCGGCTCGGGAGGCAACTTTGCCCTTGCTGCAGGGCGGGCCCTGAAACGCAATGCTCCTGATATGGGAGCTGCGGGGATTGCCAGAGAAGCGCTTCAAATTGCCTCCGAGATTTGTGTATATACGAACTCCAATATTATTGTAGAACAACTATAG
- a CDS encoding kinesin produces MANNEMELENEESAGKFERFLFLMIPIIFTLVLLGVLLTLFNMDIRNNVLEIADKIPVVRNIVPDPPVDPNEAAETDPGTQSEEQAESSDATIKELKAQLAQQAEQLKQAAEEKTAQDTQVQALQKQIEDMKVEAEAAEAATAEETVDPYQQKITDLAKLYAGMKASKAAPIMENLTTEEQVQVFNAMNNASKTAILEKMDPEKAAEVTIKLKETTNSTDMAIAALQSRLKQNDTAAPVTTAANLDQEKLSQTFTSMPASEAGALLGSMYSISPDKVITVLKSVSDGVRSSILGEMTKNDSAQAAKIVNRLMGGQ; encoded by the coding sequence GTGGCTAATAATGAAATGGAACTGGAAAATGAGGAGTCGGCAGGTAAATTTGAGCGGTTTTTGTTTCTGATGATCCCGATCATATTCACTCTGGTGCTGCTTGGAGTACTGTTGACCCTTTTTAATATGGACATCCGCAATAATGTACTTGAAATTGCTGACAAGATTCCTGTAGTAAGAAATATCGTTCCTGATCCTCCTGTAGACCCTAATGAGGCTGCAGAGACTGATCCGGGGACTCAGAGTGAAGAACAGGCTGAAAGCTCGGATGCAACCATCAAGGAGCTGAAAGCCCAGCTTGCCCAGCAGGCTGAACAGCTGAAGCAGGCAGCTGAAGAAAAGACTGCCCAGGATACACAGGTTCAGGCGCTTCAAAAGCAGATTGAGGATATGAAAGTGGAAGCCGAGGCTGCAGAAGCAGCAACCGCAGAAGAAACCGTAGATCCTTACCAGCAAAAGATCACTGATCTGGCTAAACTGTATGCCGGTATGAAGGCTTCGAAAGCTGCCCCTATAATGGAGAATTTGACTACGGAAGAACAGGTGCAGGTGTTCAATGCCATGAATAATGCCAGCAAAACAGCCATTCTGGAAAAAATGGATCCGGAAAAAGCTGCTGAAGTTACAATAAAGCTAAAGGAAACGACCAATTCAACCGATATGGCTATTGCAGCCCTTCAATCCAGACTGAAGCAGAATGACACTGCTGCTCCGGTGACAACAGCCGCCAATCTGGATCAGGAGAAGCTCAGCCAGACTTTTACCAGTATGCCGGCGTCAGAGGCAGGAGCATTACTTGGATCGATGTACAGTATCAGTCCGGATAAAGTCATAACAGTTTTGAAATCGGTAAGTGACGGCGTGCGCTCTTCTATTCTGGGTGAAATGACCAAAAACGACAGCGCCCAGGCCGCAAAAATTGTAAACCGCCTGATGGGCGGGCAATAA
- the hslU gene encoding ATP-dependent protease ATPase subunit HslU encodes MANQSLTPRQIVAELDKYIVGQKQAKKSVAVALRNRYRRSLLAEELRDEVVPKNILMIGPTGVGKTEIARRLAKLVNAPFIKVEATKFTEVGYVGRDVESMVRDLVETAIRMVKLERTEKVKDRAEELANERIVSILVPSSSKNKSQRNPFEMLFGNNNASAEDHKEEPEDGSLSERRRGVKFKLLAGQLEDDIIEVDVEDTAPTMLDMFAGQGNDQMGMNMQEMFGSFLPKKTKKRKLPIREARKVLIQDEAAKLIDMDDVIQESIARAEQSGIIFIDEIDKVASQGKGSGPDVSREGVQRDILPIVEGSTVMTKYGPVKTDYVLFVAAGAFHIAKPSDLIPELQGRFPIRVELSSLTLEDFVSILTEPENALTKQYVNLLKTEDIEVQFQPEAIQEIARIAASVNQNMENIGARRLHTILEKLLEDLSFEAPELTLDTMVITPEYVREKLSGIAQDRDLSQYIL; translated from the coding sequence ATGGCGAATCAATCACTTACACCCCGTCAAATTGTAGCAGAGCTAGATAAATATATCGTAGGCCAGAAGCAGGCCAAAAAATCTGTGGCAGTCGCGCTGCGCAACCGTTACCGCCGCAGTCTGCTGGCTGAAGAACTCCGGGATGAGGTCGTACCGAAGAATATCCTGATGATTGGTCCGACCGGTGTCGGTAAAACCGAAATTGCCCGCCGTTTGGCTAAGCTGGTGAACGCACCGTTCATTAAGGTGGAGGCGACTAAGTTTACCGAGGTTGGTTATGTGGGCCGTGATGTAGAGTCCATGGTCCGTGATTTGGTGGAGACCGCGATCCGCATGGTGAAGCTGGAGCGTACCGAAAAAGTGAAAGACCGTGCCGAGGAGCTGGCTAACGAACGCATTGTTTCGATACTTGTACCTTCTTCCTCCAAAAACAAGTCCCAGCGCAACCCGTTTGAAATGCTGTTCGGCAACAACAATGCCAGTGCTGAAGATCACAAAGAGGAACCTGAGGACGGTTCGCTGAGTGAACGCCGCCGCGGTGTCAAGTTCAAGCTGCTGGCAGGCCAGCTGGAGGATGATATTATCGAGGTGGATGTGGAAGATACGGCACCTACAATGCTTGATATGTTCGCCGGTCAGGGCAATGATCAGATGGGCATGAATATGCAGGAAATGTTCGGCAGCTTTTTACCCAAGAAGACCAAGAAGCGCAAGCTCCCGATCCGCGAGGCCCGCAAGGTGCTGATCCAGGATGAAGCGGCCAAGCTGATCGATATGGATGATGTGATCCAGGAATCGATTGCCAGGGCAGAGCAGTCCGGAATTATTTTTATCGATGAAATAGATAAGGTTGCCAGCCAGGGCAAGGGCTCAGGTCCGGATGTGTCCCGTGAAGGCGTGCAGCGTGATATCCTGCCGATCGTAGAAGGCTCCACGGTGATGACCAAATACGGCCCTGTGAAAACGGATTATGTGCTATTTGTGGCCGCAGGCGCCTTCCATATTGCCAAGCCTTCCGATCTCATTCCTGAGCTTCAGGGGCGTTTCCCGATCCGTGTAGAGCTGAGCAGTCTGACGCTTGAGGACTTTGTCTCTATTCTGACTGAACCAGAGAACGCTCTGACAAAGCAGTATGTCAATCTGCTGAAAACTGAGGATATTGAAGTCCAGTTCCAGCCTGAAGCGATCCAGGAAATCGCCAGAATCGCGGCTTCCGTAAATCAGAACATGGAGAACATTGGTGCCCGCCGGCTGCATACGATTCTGGAAAAGCTCCTTGAGGATCTTTCTTTTGAAGCCCCGGAGCTAACGCTGGACACTATGGTCATCACCCCGGAATATGTGCGGGAGAAGCTGTCGGGAATTGCGCAGGACCGCGACTTAAGTCAATATATTCTTTAA